The Bernardetia litoralis DSM 6794 genome includes a window with the following:
- a CDS encoding PspC domain-containing protein has product MKKLLYFFEKNAFGVCAKIGERLGISSESIRLSFIYVSFITFGSPIFLYLVLAFWMKMKAHLRKYRQIIRGF; this is encoded by the coding sequence ATGAAAAAACTACTTTATTTTTTTGAAAAAAATGCCTTTGGAGTTTGTGCCAAAATAGGAGAGCGTCTAGGCATTTCTTCTGAGAGCATTCGCCTTTCTTTTATATATGTTTCCTTTATCACTTTTGGTTCACCAATTTTTTTATATTTGGTTCTTGCTTTTTGGATGAAAATGAAAGCTCACTTACGAAAATACAGACAAATTATCAGAGGATTTTAA
- the hisIE gene encoding bifunctional phosphoribosyl-AMP cyclohydrolase/phosphoribosyl-ATP diphosphatase HisIE — translation MNNNKKIQSQQIDFEKQNGLVPVIIQDFKTMRVLMLGFMNQEAFEKTQKEEKVTFFSRTKNRLWTKGETSGNFLHVQKMHLDCDNDTLLIFVKPVGEVCHTGTDTCFNEEKNTANIHFLQHLENTIEKRSQDTEENASSYTHKLLKSGVHKVAQKVGEEAVEVVIDAMRGNKERFKEECGDLLYHLLVLMKSQDVKIDEVMEVLEKRHSPSYQ, via the coding sequence ATGAATAACAACAAAAAAATACAAAGTCAGCAAATAGATTTTGAAAAACAAAACGGACTTGTACCTGTCATCATTCAAGATTTCAAAACGATGCGTGTTTTGATGCTTGGTTTTATGAATCAAGAAGCCTTCGAAAAAACACAAAAAGAAGAAAAAGTAACTTTCTTTAGCCGAACAAAAAACCGTCTTTGGACAAAAGGAGAAACATCAGGAAACTTTCTTCACGTACAAAAAATGCACTTAGATTGTGATAATGACACTCTTTTGATTTTTGTAAAACCAGTAGGAGAAGTTTGTCATACAGGAACAGATACGTGTTTTAATGAAGAAAAAAATACAGCAAATATTCATTTTTTGCAGCATTTAGAAAATACGATTGAGAAAAGAAGTCAAGATACAGAAGAAAATGCAAGTTCTTATACTCATAAGCTTCTCAAAAGTGGTGTTCATAAAGTAGCTCAAAAAGTAGGCGAAGAAGCCGTCGAAGTTGTTATTGATGCAATGAGAGGAAATAAAGAACGCTTCAAAGAAGAATGTGGCGATTTATTGTATCATTTATTGGTTTTGATGAAATCTCAAGATGTCAAAATTGATGAAGTGATGGAAGTTTTGGAAAAAAGACATTCTCCCAGTTACCAGTAA
- a CDS encoding dicarboxylate/amino acid:cation symporter, whose translation MKKSPVKSPVKFKLALHWQIIIGMILGVVFGISAVLMGWSSFVTDWIQPWGKIFVNSLKMIAMPLVFISLIQGIASMSDISKLSRLGTRTIAIYLVTTVVAITIGLVLANVIQPGKAFSEEKRAEFAQKYAEKTKSSQEKALAVTESNPLQPIIDIVPDNVVAAATNNQNMLQVIFFAVLFGVALVMIDFKKGEIIKKGFDALNDLVIQIVEILMLFAPYGVFALLSFLIVDFAEGDLNKVIELFKVVGIYCLTVVLGLFLMVVFYVGILMIFARYNPFQFFQGIAPAQLLAFSTSSSAATLPVTMERVNKFLGVPKEIVSFVLPVGATVNMDGTSLYQGVAALFIAQAYGMDLTIVQQLGIVLTATLASVGAAAVPGAGILMLVIVLEQAKIPSDGINLILGVDRLLDMCRTVVNVTGDATVSLLVAKSENERLDGE comes from the coding sequence ATGAAAAAATCTCCTGTAAAATCTCCTGTAAAATTTAAGCTCGCTCTACACTGGCAAATTATTATTGGAATGATACTCGGTGTTGTTTTTGGAATAAGTGCCGTTTTGATGGGCTGGAGTAGTTTTGTTACTGATTGGATTCAGCCTTGGGGAAAGATTTTTGTTAATTCCTTAAAAATGATTGCAATGCCTTTGGTATTTATTTCTTTGATACAAGGAATTGCAAGTATGAGTGATATTTCGAAACTCTCTCGTTTGGGAACTCGCACAATAGCCATTTATTTGGTTACAACAGTTGTAGCCATTACAATCGGACTTGTTTTAGCAAATGTTATTCAACCAGGTAAAGCATTTTCAGAAGAAAAAAGAGCTGAGTTTGCTCAAAAGTATGCCGAAAAAACAAAATCTAGTCAAGAAAAAGCATTAGCTGTAACAGAATCAAATCCATTACAACCTATCATCGACATTGTTCCTGATAATGTTGTGGCAGCAGCTACAAACAATCAAAATATGCTTCAAGTAATATTTTTTGCTGTTTTGTTTGGTGTTGCTTTGGTAATGATTGACTTTAAAAAGGGCGAAATTATCAAAAAAGGATTTGATGCGCTTAATGATTTGGTAATACAAATAGTAGAGATTTTGATGCTCTTTGCGCCTTATGGTGTCTTTGCCTTGCTTTCTTTTTTGATTGTAGATTTTGCAGAAGGAGATTTGAATAAAGTAATTGAGCTTTTTAAAGTAGTTGGTATTTATTGTCTTACAGTTGTCTTAGGACTATTTTTAATGGTTGTTTTTTATGTTGGTATCTTGATGATTTTTGCTCGTTACAATCCATTTCAATTTTTTCAAGGCATTGCTCCTGCACAGCTATTAGCATTTTCTACCAGTTCTAGTGCAGCTACTTTGCCTGTTACGATGGAACGAGTAAATAAATTTTTAGGTGTTCCTAAAGAAATTGTAAGTTTTGTTTTACCTGTTGGTGCTACTGTAAATATGGATGGAACAAGTTTGTATCAAGGTGTGGCAGCTCTTTTTATTGCACAGGCCTATGGAATGGATTTGACCATTGTACAACAACTCGGAATTGTCTTGACGGCTACACTTGCTTCTGTGGGTGCTGCTGCTGTTCCAGGGGCTGGTATTTTGATGCTTGTTATTGTTTTGGAACAGGCAAAAATACCTTCTGATGGAATCAATCTTATTTTAGGAGTAGATAGGCTTTTGGATATGTGCCGTACAGTTGTCAATGTTACAGGCGATGCAACGGTTTCTCTTTTAGTGGCAAAATCTGAAAATGAACGATTAGATGGAGAATAG
- the upp gene encoding uracil phosphoribosyltransferase has translation MNTVFSLTQQSSIAHYFMSNLRDTNLQKHKGNFRQNLKKIGYLLAYEISKNLDYQDFIIKTELGEKQTKKMKEFPVLIPILRAGLPLYEGFAEFFEQSDSGFVGAYRGEYKQDLQNKLNQYDFDIDLLYTACPDLENKTIILIDPMLATGKSLIKTYQELSKQKGMPKELHIASVIASEEGIKNVQEALPKANLWIGDIDAKLDKKSYIVPGLGDAGDLSFGEKV, from the coding sequence ATGAATACAGTTTTTAGTCTTACTCAACAGTCTTCTATTGCTCATTACTTTATGAGTAATTTGAGAGATACGAATTTACAAAAACACAAAGGAAATTTTCGTCAAAATCTAAAAAAAATAGGTTATTTATTAGCCTATGAAATTTCAAAAAATCTTGATTATCAAGATTTTATAATCAAAACAGAGTTGGGGGAAAAACAAACAAAAAAAATGAAAGAGTTTCCTGTCTTGATTCCAATTTTGCGTGCTGGTCTTCCACTTTATGAAGGTTTTGCAGAATTTTTTGAGCAGTCAGATAGTGGTTTTGTGGGAGCATATAGAGGAGAATATAAGCAAGATTTGCAAAATAAACTCAATCAATATGATTTTGATATAGATTTGCTTTATACTGCTTGTCCAGATTTAGAAAACAAAACTATTATTTTGATTGACCCAATGCTTGCCACAGGAAAATCACTTATCAAAACTTATCAAGAACTTTCCAAACAAAAAGGAATGCCAAAAGAATTACATATTGCTTCTGTTATTGCAAGTGAAGAAGGAATAAAAAACGTACAAGAAGCATTGCCAAAAGCAAATTTATGGATAGGAGATATTGATGCAAAATTAGATAAAAAGTCGTATATTGTACCTGGTTTGGGAGATGCTGGTGATTTATCATTTGGAGAAAAAGTTTAG
- a CDS encoding DUF2179 domain-containing protein, translated as MQDFFYTYLNEDTLWVYSYIILPILIFLARLTDVSLSTLRIVLVTMGKRNIAPLIGFIEAFVWLLAIGQIMQNLTNIMSYLAYAGGFAMGTYLGIWLEQKIALGIVMVRIITGKTADSLIYKLKDTNYRFTHLKAEGKYGDVGVVFSIVKRKELPKFLHLINTHNPNAFYTIENIRHVQNTDDIPTSDSGTFSRVVRKIKTIRK; from the coding sequence ATGCAAGATTTTTTTTATACTTATCTCAATGAAGATACATTATGGGTTTATTCTTACATTATTCTTCCAATTTTAATTTTCTTGGCTCGTTTGACTGATGTAAGTCTTTCAACGCTTCGAATTGTGCTTGTAACGATGGGAAAACGAAATATTGCCCCTCTTATTGGTTTTATTGAAGCCTTTGTTTGGTTACTTGCTATTGGTCAGATTATGCAAAACCTAACTAATATTATGTCCTATTTAGCGTATGCAGGTGGTTTTGCAATGGGAACATATTTGGGAATATGGCTAGAACAAAAAATTGCTTTAGGAATTGTGATGGTAAGAATTATTACAGGAAAAACGGCTGATAGCTTGATTTATAAATTAAAAGACACAAATTATAGATTTACACACTTGAAGGCTGAAGGAAAATATGGTGATGTAGGTGTTGTTTTTTCGATTGTAAAAAGAAAAGAATTGCCTAAGTTTTTACACTTGATAAATACACACAATCCAAATGCGTTTTATACCATAGAAAATATTCGACACGTACAAAATACCGATGATATTCCAACTTCTGATTCAGGAACATTCTCTCGTGTGGTCAGAAAAATAAAAACAATTAGAAAATAG
- a CDS encoding YybH family protein, translating into MKSIFSFKIYIILISIIIGISSCNSSKIPNQNTSQTSEKDKIEFKETLQKHLDAVTNRDIETLKSTLHPNGKMYLMLPDESIKTTTKEFVEYHTEWFKYTNWTFETEILYTEIGENSGLGVIQIIYREAERNGKPYFNRMCVSYTLEKFENKWYIIADHASTIEKTKSE; encoded by the coding sequence ATGAAAAGCATATTTTCTTTCAAAATCTATATAATTCTTATTAGTATCATAATAGGAATAAGTAGTTGTAATTCTTCAAAAATTCCTAATCAAAATACTTCTCAAACAAGTGAAAAAGATAAAATAGAGTTCAAAGAAACACTACAAAAACATCTTGATGCAGTCACTAATAGAGATATAGAAACTCTTAAAAGTACCTTGCATCCAAATGGAAAAATGTATTTAATGCTACCTGATGAATCTATCAAAACGACAACAAAAGAATTTGTCGAATATCATACAGAATGGTTTAAATATACTAATTGGACTTTTGAAACTGAGATTTTATATACAGAAATAGGCGAAAATAGTGGCTTGGGAGTTATTCAAATCATTTATAGAGAAGCTGAAAGAAATGGAAAGCCTTATTTTAATAGAATGTGTGTGAGTTACACATTGGAAAAATTTGAAAATAAATGGTATATCATAGCAGACCACGCCAGTACTATTGAAAAAACAAAAAGCGAATAA